In Equus caballus isolate H_3958 breed thoroughbred chromosome 25, TB-T2T, whole genome shotgun sequence, one DNA window encodes the following:
- the LGB1 gene encoding beta-lactoglobulin-1 precursor: MKCLLLALGLALMCGIQATNIPQTMQDLDLQEVAGKWHSVAMAASDISLLDSESAPLRVYIEKLRPTPEDNLEIILREGENKGCAEKKIFAEKTESPAEFKINYLDEDTVFALDTDYKNYLFLCMKNAATPGQSLVCQYLARTQMVDEEIMEKFRRALQPLPGRVQIVPDLTRMAERCRI, translated from the exons ATGAAGTGCCTCCTGCTTGCCCTGGGCTTGGCCCTCATGTGTGGCATCCAGGCCACCAACATCCCCCAGACGATGCAGGACCTGGACCTCCAGGAG GTGGCGGGGAAGTGGCACTCCGTGGCCATGGCGGCCAGCGACATCTCCCTCCTGGACTCCGAGAGTGCCCCTCTGAGAGTGTACATCGAGAAGCTGAGGCCCACCCCCGAGGACAACCTGGAGATCATCCTGCGTGAAGG GGAGAACAAAGGGTGTGCTGAGAAGAAGATCTTTGCAGAAAAGACTGAGAGCCCAGCGGAGTTCAAGATCAACT ACCTGGATGAGGACACGGTCTTTGCGCTTGACACCGACTACAAGAACTACCTGTTCCTCTGCATGAAGAACGCGGCCACACCCGGGCAGAGCCTGGTCTGCCAGTACCTGG ccagGACCCAGATGGTCGATGAGGAGATCATGGAGAAATTCCGCAgagccctccagcctctgcctgggcGTGTCCAGATTGTCCCGGACCTGACCCGGATGGCAG agCGGTGCCGCATCTAG
- the LGB2 gene encoding beta-lactoglobulin-2 precursor (The RefSeq protein has 3 substitutions compared to this genomic sequence), producing MKCLLLALGLSLMCGNQATDIPQTMQDLDLQEVAGRWHSVAMVASDISLLDSESVPLRVYVEELRPTPEGNLEIILREGANHACVERNIVAQKTEDPAVFTVNYQGERKISVLDTDYAHYMFFCVGPPLPSAEHGMVCQYLARTQKVDEEVMEKFSRALQPLPGRVQIVQDPSGGQERCGF from the exons ATGAAGTGCCTCCTGCTTGCCCTGGGCTTGTCCCTCATGTGTGGCAACCAGGCCACCGACATCCCCCAGACGATGCAGGATCTGGACCTCCAGGAG GTGGCAGGGAGGTGGCACTCCGTGGCCATGGTGGCCAGCGACATCTCCCTCCTGGACTCCAAGAGTGCCCCTCTGAGAGTGTACGTCGAGGAGCTGAGGCCCACCCCCGAGGGCAACCTGGAGATCATCCTGCGCGAAGG GGCAAACCACGCATGTGTTGAGAGGAACATTGTGGCCCAGAAGACTGAGGACCCAGCTGTGTTCACGGTCAACT ATCAAGGGGAGAGAAAGATTTCCGTGCTGGACACAGACTACGCCCACTACATGTTCTTCTGTGTGGGGCCCCCCCTGCCCAGCGCTGAGCACGGCATGGTGTGCCAGTACCTGG CCAGGACCCAGAAGGTCGACGAGGAGGTCATGGAGAAATTCAGCAgagccctccagcctctgccaggGCGCGTCCAGATCGTCCAGGACCTGAGCGGGGGGCAGG AGCGATGCGGTTTCTAG